From the Leifsonia sp. AG29 genome, one window contains:
- a CDS encoding Rossmann-like and DUF2520 domain-containing protein, with protein MRPPVPPLPPGVPAVPPHRRSGRLGLGIVGAGRVGPVLGLALAGAGHALVGVSAVSAASRQRAEAMLPGVPILDVPTLVERSELVLLAVPDAELPALVAGLAATGTWQPGQIVLHTAPGFGVDVLRPAAEAGAIPLAVHPAVEFTGTSLDLSRLAESYFAVTAPAAVLPIAQALVVEMGGEPIVVAEQDRPAYAEAIATATAFSRSIVDQSTDILRSIGVENPGSFLSSLVRSAVDNALTRAGATTPLEVEVMEALHDDDPDAADPGDDGRGWYLRGE; from the coding sequence ATGCGACCCCCCGTTCCTCCCCTCCCGCCGGGCGTGCCGGCGGTCCCTCCGCACCGCCGTTCGGGGCGACTCGGGCTCGGCATCGTCGGCGCGGGTCGTGTCGGCCCGGTGCTCGGCCTCGCTCTGGCGGGAGCGGGGCACGCGCTGGTGGGCGTCTCCGCGGTGTCCGCCGCGAGCCGTCAGCGCGCCGAGGCGATGCTGCCCGGCGTGCCCATCCTGGATGTCCCGACCCTGGTCGAACGGAGCGAGCTCGTGCTGCTCGCGGTCCCCGATGCCGAACTGCCCGCGCTCGTGGCCGGGCTCGCGGCGACGGGCACGTGGCAGCCGGGCCAGATCGTGCTGCACACGGCGCCCGGCTTCGGAGTCGACGTCCTGCGGCCGGCGGCGGAGGCGGGGGCGATCCCGCTGGCGGTCCATCCCGCCGTCGAGTTCACGGGCACGAGCCTCGACCTCTCCCGGCTGGCCGAGAGCTACTTCGCCGTCACCGCCCCGGCCGCCGTGCTCCCCATCGCGCAGGCGCTCGTCGTCGAGATGGGCGGGGAGCCGATCGTCGTCGCCGAGCAGGACAGGCCCGCGTACGCCGAGGCCATCGCCACGGCGACCGCCTTCTCGCGCTCGATCGTCGACCAGTCGACCGACATCCTCCGCTCGATCGGCGTCGAGAACCCGGGCTCGTTCCTCTCGTCGCTGGTCCGCTCGGCCGTCGACAACGCCCTCACGCGCGCCGGCGCGACGACGCCGCTCGAGGTCGAGGTGATGGAGGCGCTGCACGACGACGACCCCGACGCCGCCGACCCGGGCGACGACGGGCGCGGCTGGTACCTGCGCGGCGAGTAG
- a CDS encoding PH domain-containing protein, which translates to MTTRIPGGPLSAEERAAERFTDGEWHRLHPATPLLRGGIFFIAVLGFVLSNLRERIVNFFIGAPDLGGDPIDAIYNRGWEGWALLALAVVLSLVLALFYVSWRMHSFRITGDAVEVRSGVLFRTQRKARLDRIQGINVVRPLLARIFGAAKLDISVAGHDANVQLAYLGSALADGLRSDVLRLASGVRAAEAAEAAREAEAESAGLVGPPEGGVAAPAGAAVNSGAAGAVGDLVTRRVNEFLAPELDPNAAPPESVVRIPPLRLMGSLILSGFTVFVAFVVAILIWGAASGAIWLLVVVLPGLLGSASFYVRRFTKSLRYSIAGTPDGVRVGFGLFSTSNETLPPGRIHAVEVLQPLLWRPFGWWQIRIDTAGHSREKGAAGQPNTTMLPVGDKADVARVLELILPAFATEENRRLIEAGMTSRGRDGFVGSPRRAVWIRPLSWRRTGFVLLDDAVLLRRGFVWRSLAIVPLARLQSLELEQGPLDAALSLAGARFHTVSGPVRPRLAAIDAKRSVDLFERVSERAIVAAGADRSHRWGSAPAAEGLHGARPSTDPEGHDR; encoded by the coding sequence GTGACCACGCGGATCCCCGGCGGCCCCCTGTCGGCGGAGGAGAGGGCGGCGGAGCGGTTCACCGACGGCGAGTGGCACCGCCTCCACCCGGCGACGCCCCTTCTGCGCGGCGGGATCTTCTTCATCGCCGTGCTCGGCTTCGTGCTGAGCAACCTGCGCGAGCGGATCGTGAACTTCTTCATCGGCGCGCCGGACCTCGGCGGCGACCCCATCGACGCGATCTACAACCGCGGCTGGGAGGGCTGGGCGCTGCTCGCGCTGGCCGTCGTGCTGTCGCTCGTCCTCGCGCTCTTCTACGTCTCCTGGCGGATGCACAGCTTCCGCATCACCGGCGACGCCGTGGAGGTGCGCAGCGGCGTGCTGTTCCGCACGCAGCGCAAGGCGCGCCTCGACCGGATCCAGGGCATCAACGTCGTCCGCCCGCTCCTCGCCCGTATCTTCGGTGCCGCCAAGCTGGATATCTCGGTGGCCGGTCACGACGCGAACGTGCAGCTCGCGTACCTCGGGTCGGCGCTCGCCGACGGGCTGAGGTCCGACGTGCTGAGACTGGCCTCCGGAGTGCGGGCTGCGGAAGCCGCCGAGGCGGCTCGGGAGGCGGAGGCAGAGTCCGCCGGTCTCGTCGGGCCGCCCGAGGGCGGTGTCGCGGCGCCCGCGGGAGCCGCTGTGAACTCCGGCGCGGCCGGAGCGGTCGGCGACCTCGTCACGCGCCGCGTCAACGAGTTCCTCGCTCCCGAGCTCGACCCGAACGCCGCCCCTCCTGAATCGGTCGTGCGGATCCCTCCGCTGAGGCTCATGGGGTCGCTCATCCTGAGCGGGTTCACGGTCTTCGTCGCGTTCGTCGTGGCGATCCTCATCTGGGGCGCGGCGAGCGGCGCGATCTGGCTGCTCGTGGTCGTCCTCCCGGGCCTGCTGGGCTCGGCGAGCTTCTATGTCCGCCGCTTCACGAAGTCCCTGCGCTACTCGATCGCGGGCACCCCCGACGGCGTCCGCGTGGGATTCGGTCTGTTCAGCACGAGCAACGAGACCCTGCCGCCCGGCCGCATCCATGCTGTGGAGGTGCTGCAGCCCCTCCTCTGGCGGCCCTTCGGCTGGTGGCAGATCCGGATCGACACCGCGGGCCACTCGCGCGAGAAGGGAGCCGCGGGCCAGCCCAACACGACCATGCTGCCTGTCGGCGACAAGGCCGACGTGGCGCGAGTCCTCGAGCTGATCCTCCCGGCCTTCGCGACGGAGGAGAACCGGCGGCTGATCGAGGCCGGGATGACGTCACGCGGCCGGGACGGTTTCGTGGGCAGTCCGCGCCGAGCCGTCTGGATCCGGCCCCTCTCGTGGAGGCGCACCGGCTTCGTGCTGCTCGACGATGCGGTGCTCCTCCGTCGCGGTTTCGTGTGGCGGAGCCTCGCGATCGTGCCGCTGGCGCGCCTCCAGAGCCTCGAACTCGAGCAGGGGCCGCTCGACGCCGCCCTGTCGCTCGCGGGTGCGCGCTTCCACACCGTGTCGGGCCCGGTCCGGCCGCGGCTCGCGGCCATCGACGCCAAGCGCAGCGTCGACCTGTTCGAGCGCGTCTCCGAGCGGGCGATCGTTGCGGCGGGCGCCGACCGCAGCCATCGCTGGGGCAGCGCTCCGGCGGCGGAAGGGCTGCACGGCGCGCGGCCCTCGACCGACCCGGAAGGGCACGACCGATGA
- a CDS encoding PH domain-containing protein yields MPERIDLTVGEWRRVSPKYVVVVIVSTIISGLVLAAASLFLWLVAGWTWGWILLAAVVVVSVIALVIAPRRARSIGYRLREDDLLFRRGIMFQRFVSVPYGRMQLIDINRGPVSRLLGLADLKFVTAAASTGVMVPGLPEPEAAELRDRLVELAESRRAGL; encoded by the coding sequence GTGCCGGAACGCATTGACCTGACCGTCGGCGAGTGGAGGCGCGTCTCGCCGAAGTACGTGGTGGTCGTCATCGTGAGCACGATCATCAGCGGGCTGGTGCTCGCCGCCGCGTCGCTGTTCCTCTGGCTCGTGGCCGGCTGGACCTGGGGCTGGATCCTCCTCGCCGCGGTGGTCGTCGTGTCGGTGATCGCGCTGGTCATCGCACCGCGCCGGGCGCGTTCGATCGGCTACCGCCTCCGTGAGGACGACCTCCTGTTCCGCCGCGGCATCATGTTCCAGCGGTTCGTGTCGGTGCCCTACGGCCGCATGCAGCTCATCGACATCAACCGCGGCCCGGTCAGCCGCCTCCTGGGTCTCGCCGATCTGAAGTTCGTGACCGCCGCGGCCTCGACCGGCGTCATGGTTCCCGGTCTCCCGGAGCCGGAGGCCGCGGAGCTGCGGGACCGGCTCGTCGAGCTGGCGGAGAGCAGACGGGCGGGGCTGTGA
- a CDS encoding DUF3180 domain-containing protein gives MNRTRPTTVIGLVVLGLVVGFLAELTASSLGAAVFIPPLTLPITLLAVSIILVAFAVPIRRAVRGRSTKRIDPFQAMRIVVLAKACSLSGALLTGAGAGLLAYLLTRDVIPGGNAILLTALSTAGAIVLLIAGLVAELFCTLPPDDGDDDHRESVRAGTH, from the coding sequence GTGAACCGCACCAGGCCGACGACGGTCATCGGACTCGTCGTCCTCGGGCTCGTGGTCGGCTTCCTCGCCGAGCTCACCGCCTCCAGCCTCGGCGCGGCCGTGTTCATCCCACCGCTCACGCTGCCGATCACCCTGCTGGCGGTGTCGATCATTCTCGTCGCCTTCGCCGTGCCGATCCGCCGCGCCGTCCGCGGCCGCAGCACCAAGCGGATCGACCCGTTCCAGGCGATGCGCATCGTGGTGCTCGCGAAGGCGTGCAGCCTGAGCGGCGCCCTGCTCACCGGGGCCGGGGCGGGCCTCCTCGCGTACCTGCTCACCCGCGACGTCATCCCCGGCGGCAACGCCATCCTGCTGACGGCGCTCAGCACGGCTGGCGCGATCGTGCTGCTCATCGCGGGCCTCGTCGCCGAGCTCTTCTGCACCCTGCCGCCCGACGACGGCGACGACGACCACCGGGAGAGCGTCCGTGCCGGAACGCATTGA
- the folK gene encoding 2-amino-4-hydroxy-6-hydroxymethyldihydropteridine diphosphokinase: MSGGVVPRPRRMRVGVPAVLAFGSNLGDRAATIRAAVAELEREPAISVEAVSPLYETPALRVGGIDHEAPAYLNAVARIHTLLDPLGLLAAVNRVEDRLGRERAERWGDRTIDIDIVDYDGRESSDPRVTLPHPRAHERAFVLVPWLDVDPEATLAGYGRVAELAARATDPVRRWDERATS; encoded by the coding sequence CGCGCCGCATGCGGGTCGGAGTTCCGGCCGTGCTCGCCTTCGGCAGCAACCTCGGCGACCGGGCTGCGACGATCCGTGCCGCCGTCGCCGAGCTCGAGCGCGAGCCGGCCATCTCCGTCGAGGCGGTCTCGCCGCTCTACGAGACACCCGCCCTGCGCGTGGGCGGCATCGACCACGAGGCGCCTGCGTACCTCAACGCGGTCGCCCGCATCCACACGCTGCTCGACCCGCTCGGGCTGCTCGCGGCCGTGAACCGCGTGGAGGACCGGCTCGGCCGGGAGCGCGCCGAGCGCTGGGGCGACCGCACGATCGACATCGACATCGTCGACTACGACGGCCGTGAGTCCAGCGACCCGCGCGTGACCCTGCCGCACCCTCGCGCCCACGAGCGCGCCTTCGTGCTCGTCCCGTGGCTCGATGTCGACCCGGAGGCGACCCTCGCCGGGTACGGCCGGGTCGCCGAGCTCGCGGCCCGGGCTACCGATCCGGTCCGCCGGTGGGACGAGAGGGCGACATCGTGA